The DNA window ATCTGGAGCCGGACCCCCATTTTCACTTCGAAAGTCACCGGATGAAAATGATCATGAGTGACAAGATCATTGCCAGGCCCATCGTCTTTCACATTTCGGGGATTCCCCTTTTCGCTCTCCCCTTTGCGGTAATTCCCGATCAGAGCGGAAAACGCCACTCGGGATGGATCCTCCCCTCGTACGGAGAGAACGGCCGCCAGGGACAATACCTGGAAGGTCTCGGCTACTTCTGGGCCGTCAACGACCACTGGAATAGCCAGTTCACGCTCGATTTCTACGACAGACAGGGAATTGTCTTTCGCAACAGCAACCGGTATGTGAAGCGATACGGCTTCAGCGGCAACGTAAGGTTCCGGTACAACAGGACGGTGCAGGACCAGGATATTGCCAGTATTTTCGGCAATCCGGGGGCAGAACGGTGGTCCCTGGGATGGAGTCACGCTCAAAAACTGAGGCATAAGCAATCGTTCAATGTCAACGCACAGTATTACAATGACAGTCAATTCAACCGGAAACTCGGGATTCACCGGGACACCCGTCTAAACCAGAAAGCCATCTCGAACGCCACTTATTCCAAGAGCTGGGCCCGGCTTAATGCCAGCATGTCCGTCAACCTGCGCGAGACCCGCAACCTCATGGCCGAATCCAAAATAGATTCCGGGTCCATCTATTACCAATCCCCCAAGCAGGCCGGCATGCGCATCGTGGAAACCAACACAGTTCTTCCCTCCCTCACCCTCCGTAAAGGGCAGATGCAATTATTCGGCGGGTCGGGAGGAAAGACAGGTGGACCCTCTTTCTACCTGTCTTATGGAAGTACCGTCAACAACAGGGGGGCGGGTTTCTACGAATCCGACAGCGTCGGTGTCGACTCTCTGGGAAACGCCATATACGAATGGGACGACAAACGTCAGCAGACATGGGATAACAGCTGGATCCACAACGTTTCCCTTTCGGGATCGGACAGGATTCTCAAACATATCGCGATTCGACCTTCTGTCTCCCTCCGTGAACAATGGACAACGAAGTACTTCGACGCCGATTCGGCGGACACGCCCGGGAGCACGGTTTCCAAGTTTCGTGCACGCCACATTGTCTCTTTTTCTCTGAGCGGCAACACGAAACTCTACGGGCTATTTCCCGTAAGGATCGGCGCCCTTCGAGCCATTCGCCACACGTTGACGCCGTCAGTGGGATTCTCCTTTCAACCCGATTACTCAAAACCACTGTTCGGATACGATTTCGGTTATTTCAAGAAGGTTCCGGACAGAGAGGGAAATCAAGTGCTGTTCGATCCTTTCAGCGGCACGGCAATCGGGTCTACCCCAAGACGGGAACAGAGAAAGCTGAACATGTCGATCAAGAACGTGTTTCAGGCAAAAGTAGGAGAGGGAGAGGAAGAGAGGAAGATCGACCGTCTGTTGACGTGGAATATGTCAACGAGCTACAATTTTGCAGCAGAAACATTCAAGCTTTCAAAGCTTCAATCGTCCATCCGGGCCCAGCTGCCCAGGAAGCTGACTCTTGACTTCCGCATGACCCACGATTTCTATGGCGTCAATAGCAACGGAGAGGGGATCGCCACGAACCAGTGGGGCATTCCCGTCCCCAGGCTTTTGACAGCAAGTACATCCACAGGACTCAGGTTTTCGGGCAGTCGTCTGCGTCGACCAGAACGTGCAACGGCGGATAGTGACACGGCTCTCGTGGATACCGCAGCGGCAGGCGGTGATCTTTCAGCCACGGAGAGTATGAAAGTTGAAACGGTGGGCAAGAAACCCGTGCCGGGAGGAAATCTGTGGGCTCTCGCCCTCAGTCTTCGCTACTCAACAAACCGGACCAATCCCGCGGTACCAAGGGACAATTTCTGGATGAACGCCAATTTGAGACTCCAGCTCACCAAGTCCTGGCGTGTTCAGTATTCTGCGAGGTTTGACTTGCTCGAGCGTGACATTGTGAGTCACGATATCTATGTCTATCGTGATCTCCACTGCTGGGAACTCAGTTTCACCTGGACCCCGGGAGGGTTCGGGAGAGGATTCTATCTCAGGATCAACGTGAAAGCGCCATCGCTGCGTGACATCAAGGTGGAATCGCGGGGAGGCCGCTGGCAAGGCCCTCGAATCTAAAAAATAGAACCTTGAAATGGTTTCGCATCCCAACCTTTTCAAGGTTAATGACTATGGTGTCAGAACCCGGATCCTTTTCACTTCTGACTTAGTTCTTCAGCCTTCTTCATGATATCATGCTTGATGGGCTCCTGGGACCGGAAAAAAGCGATGAGGTCGTTGATCTCCTCATCGGTCAACAATGTATGGTTGGGAATGCGTGGCATCATGGGCCAGCGGACCATTTCCGTCTCGGGCAGGGGTCGCAGGCGCTTGCCGTACTTAATGGACTGGTACAGCTCCTCATCCGTAAAGCTGCCGATGCCGGTCTCTTCGTCCGGCGTGAGGTTCGAACATGCAACGAATTTTCCATCAGTCATCCTATTCGCAAAACCCCCGGCCAGCGGTTCCCCATACTTAGGCATCATACCCGGTGCATAAGCGTGGCAGTCAACACACATCCCCATATAAGCCAGACGCTTTCCCCGTTCCACGGGCGTGTCGCTCCG is part of the Candidatus Neomarinimicrobiota bacterium genome and encodes:
- a CDS encoding putative LPS assembly protein LptD, yielding MIHADELENITDSDGKAMQFLRGNVKFRKGETTVTADRATYRDREGIGTFSPSVRMERGNQILTSDSLIFDSGNDRVTALGHVQFDDEEYDLLCDTLIYFLEADSGLGSGNVQFTQKSQTITAHRIVYQKKEGEKAASYTAIGEVVIQEEGREATCGRSIYDATAEASILLEDPVVNQEGQILSGSEIYLYYTDDILSRVVIPDQSHVTYHSTGKVRTQSTAGDTSAAEYELKEFEDDMAGKRLEAYLVDGRLDSVRLEGMATTLYHIFDDSLYQGKNIASGDTITLLFEADTAGNEDLKAIHIVGGCRGEYHPDESSSDADSPIFYSADTLHYDIPNEKTILKKSAAVDYEETQLRSGIISVSWEDNLLHALPSGEELPTVTERGRSPMVGESLAYNLSTGRGRVNYGKTRMQDGYYRGTEIRNRSNDIFLVSDGIYTTCDLEPDPHFHFESHRMKMIMSDKIIARPIVFHISGIPLFALPFAVIPDQSGKRHSGWILPSYGENGRQGQYLEGLGYFWAVNDHWNSQFTLDFYDRQGIVFRNSNRYVKRYGFSGNVRFRYNRTVQDQDIASIFGNPGAERWSLGWSHAQKLRHKQSFNVNAQYYNDSQFNRKLGIHRDTRLNQKAISNATYSKSWARLNASMSVNLRETRNLMAESKIDSGSIYYQSPKQAGMRIVETNTVLPSLTLRKGQMQLFGGSGGKTGGPSFYLSYGSTVNNRGAGFYESDSVGVDSLGNAIYEWDDKRQQTWDNSWIHNVSLSGSDRILKHIAIRPSVSLREQWTTKYFDADSADTPGSTVSKFRARHIVSFSLSGNTKLYGLFPVRIGALRAIRHTLTPSVGFSFQPDYSKPLFGYDFGYFKKVPDREGNQVLFDPFSGTAIGSTPRREQRKLNMSIKNVFQAKVGEGEEERKIDRLLTWNMSTSYNFAAETFKLSKLQSSIRAQLPRKLTLDFRMTHDFYGVNSNGEGIATNQWGIPVPRLLTASTSTGLRFSGSRLRRPERATADSDTALVDTAAAGGDLSATESMKVETVGKKPVPGGNLWALALSLRYSTNRTNPAVPRDNFWMNANLRLQLTKSWRVQYSARFDLLERDIVSHDIYVYRDLHCWELSFTWTPGGFGRGFYLRINVKAPSLRDIKVESRGGRWQGPRI